The Microbacterium sp. zg-Y1090 sequence GTCGTGGGTGGCGGGCGCCGGCGTGGTCTCGCTGCTGGCCGGCTACGGCGCGACCTACGTGCTGTGCCGTCTGCTGACGCAGCGCATCGGCAGGGCGGCGGCGCTCTGGTCCGCTGCGATGTTCGCGTGCGCTCCGCTGGCGGCGATGTTCCACGTCGGCTATGCGGAGTCGCTGTTCCTGCTGGTGCTGATGCTCGGGCTGTGGGCCGTGGCGCGCCGGCGCTACGGGTGGCTGTACGCCCTCGTTCCGCTCATGGGGTTCACCCGGCCGGGCGTGCTCGCCTTCTCGCTCTTCCTGGCGCTCCACGGCATCCATCGCTGGCTCACCCGTCGCACCGAGCCGCTCCCGGCTCGTGATGTCGTGAACATCGTCGTGACCGGCCTGCTCGCCGCCGTCGTGGGGTTCTCCTGGATCGTCATCGCCGGCGCGGTCACCGGACATCCCGACGCGTACCTGTCGACCGAACTGGCGTGGCGTCGCTCGTGGCTGCCCGATGCCGGTGCGGGATTCGTGCCCTTCGAGGGGTTCGTGCAGGGAAGCGCCTTCTGGGCGGGAGTCCTGGGGCTGCCCGCCGCCGTCGGGGTGATCGTGCTCGTGCTGCTGGTCGGGCTGACGGCCGTGGCCCTGTGGCGAAGCCGTTACGCGCGCGCACTCGGGGTGGATCTGCGGCTCTGGAGCGCGAGCTACCTGCTGTATCTGCTGGCCGTCTTCTTCCCGCAGTCCAGCACCTGGCGCCTGCTGCTGCCGCTCTCGCCGCTGTGGGGCGCGGTCGCCGTGCCCCGCTCCACCGCCTGGCGGGTGGGGGTGCTGGCACTGTGCCTGGCCGGTCAGGCGTGGTGGATCTACGAGATGTACGCCCTCGGGAACACCTTCTGGAGGGTCCCCTGACCAGAGCGATGGGCGAGCCGGAATTATCCCATAGCCGTTTCACACGATAAACTCAGCGAGGACCTACGACGAAAGGGAGCCCGTATGGCAGCCATGAAGCCGCGAACCGGTGATGGACCGATGGAGGCCGTGAAGGAGGGACGCCTGATCATCGTGCGCGTTCCCCTCGAGGGCGGCGGCCGCCTGGTCGTCTCCGTCAACGACGACGAGGCGAAAGAGCTCTATGACGTCCTCGGTGGCGTCGTCAACGCAGCCTGACACATCCGTGACACGAGAGCGGCCGGTCCTTCGGGGCCGGCCGCTCTCGTGTGCGGTCAGCGTGAGGCGACGGTCGTCAGCTGCAGCAGGCCCTCGCCCGCGATCGACAGCGCACCGATGACGGCGGGCGATGCCTGGGTCTCCTGGATGAGGGAGCGATACGCGCTGGTGATCGGGTCGCGTCGCACCGGATCGGCCACGGCGCCTCCGCCGAGCACGCGAGGCACCAGCACGGTGCCCCCGGCGCGCACGAGGCGCAGGCCGTGCTCGACGTACTCGATGACGCCCTCGGGGTCGGCGTCGATCAGCACGATGTCGTAGGAGGCTTCGTTCATGCGCGGCAGCACGTCGGCTCCGCGGCCGGCGATGAAGCGCGCACGCGCGGGCGCGATGCCCGCGGCCGAGAACGCCTGGCGGGCGGCGCCGAGATGCTCCGGCTCGATGTCGATGGTGGTGAGGGTCGCCTGGGGCGATCCGTGCAGCAGCCAGAGTCCGGAGACCCCGGCGCCGGTGCCGACCTCGACGATGTTCAGGGCTTTGGAGGCCGCCGCGATCACGGCGCACTGTGCGCCGACCGGGGCGCTGATGGGCTCGGCGCCCAGCTCGAGCGCATGCGCCCGTGCCCTTCCGATCGCGTCGGGTTCGACCGTCACCTCCGCTGCGAACCTGCGGTTCGCGTCGTGCTCGCCCATGGCACCTCCAGGAGTCAGCGTACGCGGGTGATCCGCGGCAACCCCGCAGGCGCACGGGTAACCTGGAGGCATGGTGTTCGGGCTCACGTGGGAGAAGCTGCTGCTGATCGCCGTGATCGCCGGCATGCTCATCGGCCCCGAGCGACTGCCGCGCTACGCAGAGGGTCTCGCCCGCCTCACGGTCAAGGCGCGGGACTGGGTCTCCGGCGCGAAGACGCGTGTGCAGGAGGAGATGGGCGAAGGCCTCGACGACGTCGACTGGCGGAAACTGGACCCTCGTCAGTACGACCCGCGCCGCATCATCCGTGAGGCGCTGCTGGACGACGCTCCCACGACCACGGTGCGCGCCGCGGCGACCGGCGCGGCGATGACGACCGCTGCTGCGCCTGCGACGCCGCCGCTGCAGAGGCCCGACGGGCCGCCTCCCTTCGACAGCGAAGCGACCTGAGCCCTAGCGGGGAGCGAACGGCAGGGATCTGCCGGCCAGGCCACGCCCGCGGGCGAGCAGGTCGGCCGCCAGCGCGGTGATCGCGGCCGCCGCCGGGTCGTCGGGTGCCCCGACGACGACGGGCACGCCCGCATCCCCGGCCGCCCGCAGCGACGGGCTGAGCGGCACGGTGGCCAAGAGCGGCACCTCGGCGCCGTCGGCCGACAGCGCGCGGGCGACCGCGGCGCCGCCGCCGCTGCCGAACAGGTCGAGCACCGTGCCGTCGGGCAGTGTCATCGCGGCCATGTTCTCGACCACGCCGATGACGTGCTGCCCGGTCTGGCGGGCGACCAGGCCGCTGCGGACGGCGACATCGGATGCCGCGGACTGCGGGGTCGTCACGACGAGCACCTCCGCGTGGGGGAGGAACTGACCGACCGAGATGGCGACATCGCCGGTGCCCGGCGGCATGTCCAGCAGGAGCACGTCGAGGTCGCCGAAGTACACGTCGGTGAGGAACTGCTGGATGGTGCGGTGGAGCATCGGCCCGCGCCAGGCCACGGCGCCGGGGGCCGCAGTGTCACGGGGGAGGAACATCCCGATCGAGATCGCCTTCACGCCGTGCGCGACCGGCGGCAGCATCAGGTCGTCGATGCGGGTCGGCTGGGGCGGCATCCCGTCGCCATCGACCAGTCCCAGCAGGCCCGGGATCGAGAAGCCGTGCACGTCGGCGTCGATGACGCCCACGGCGGCGCCCCGGGCCGCGAGCGCGACGGCGAGGTTGGCGGTGAGCGACGACTTGCCCACGCCGCCCTTGCCGCTCGTGACGGCGATGACGCGGGTGAGGGAATCCGGGCCGAACGGCATCTGCCGCGCGGCGCGACCGCCCCGCAGCCGCTCCGTGAGCGCGGCGCGCTGCGCGGGGGTCATCACACCGATCTCGAGGTCGACCCCGTCGATTCCGGGGACGCCCATCGCCGCAGCGCGCACGTCGGCCTCGATCCGGTCCGCGGCAGGGCATCCGACGATCGTGAGGTCGATTCCCACGCGGGCGCGGGCGCCGTCGACACCGGCGTCGACGCTGATGCTGCGCACCATGTCGAGCTCGGCGAGGGGACGGCGCAGCTCCGGATCGGTGACGGCGCCGACCGCCGCGCGAACGGCGTCGTCGAGTGCGGTCATCGGTTCGCGTGCCCGTCGTCGGCGGTCTGTGGTCGGTCGGCGACGTCGTCGCCTTCTTCGGACTCTGGGCGGCGCTCGAGAGCGCGGGCGAGCTCCTGACGGAGCACGTCGCGGGTGACGACCTCGCTGGTGACCTCGGTCAGCGCCATGCGCAGGGCCACGATCTCCCGGGCCAGGTACTCGGTGTCCGCCAGGTTGCGCTCGGCGCGCTGGCGGTCCTGCTCGATCTGCACGCGGTCGCGGTCGTCCTGACGGTTCTGGGCCAGCAGGATCAGCGGGGCGGCGTACGAGGCCTGCAGCGACAGCATGAGGGTGAGGGCGGTGAACCCGTTCGCGGCCGAGTCGAAGCGAAGGTGCACCGGCATGAGGGTGTTCCAGGAGAGCCACGCGATGCAGAACAGGCTCAGCAGCAGCAGGAACATCGGCGTGCCCATGGCACGCGCGATCCACTCGGTGAACCGGCCGAACCGGTCGTTGGAGGGCTGCGGGGGGCCGCTGCGGGCGAGCATCCCCGGGCGTCCCCGGGGCGCCTCGAGGGTCGCCTTGCGTGCGCGCGCCATCAGCGGCCGACCGTTCGGCGGGAGACGCTGTCATGACGGGGCGCATCGTGAGAGCGCCAGTCGTCGGGCAGCAGGTAGTCCAGCACGTCGTCGACGCTGACCGCGCCGACGAGGCGGTGGCCCTGATCGACCACGGGGAGCGACACGAGGTTGTAGGTCGCCAGCAGTCGCGCCACCTCGGATGCGGGCGCCGTGGCCGGCACGGGCTCGAGGGAGTCGTCGATGATGGCGCCCAGACGCTCGTGCGGCGGGTATCGCAGCATCCGCTGGAAGTGGACGACGCCCAGCAAGCGGCCGGTGGGCGTCTCGAAGGGGGGCAGCGTGATGTACACGGCGGCCGCGAGGGCCGGGTGCAGCTCGTGCCGCCGGATGAGCGCCAGCGCCTCGGCGACCGTGTTCTCGGCCGAGAGCACGATGGGCTCGTTCGTCATGAGGCCGCCGGCGGTGTCGGGGCCGTACTCCAGCAGCGCCCGCACGTCCTCGGCCTCGTCGGGTTCCATCAGCTCGAGCAGCTGCGCGATGCGGCCCTCGGGGAACTGGCCGAGCAGGTCGGCGGCGTCGTCGGGCTCCATGTGGTCGAGGACGTCGGCGGCGCGCTCGTCGCCGAGGTTCTCGAGGATGTGCATCTGCTCGTCTTCCGGCATCTCCTCGAGGGCGTCGGCGAGGCGGTCGTCGGGCAGCTCGCCGGCGACTTCGAGCAGCCGCTCGGCAGGCAGGTCCAGCAGGGTGTTCGCGAGGTCGGCGGGGCGCAGCTCCGAGTAGGTGGCCACGAGCTGCTCGGCGGACTGCGCCTCACCGGGCACCTGGTGCTCGCGCACCTCGTCCCAGGCCGCGAACGTCGTCGGCCCCTTGGCGAAGGGCGCCGCGCTGGTCTTGGGTCGGCGCAGGAACAGCTGGGACACGTCCCAGTCGCCGAGGCGGCTGCGATCGATGGCGACGTCTTCGATGACGGCGGTGCCGCTGCCGTCGCGCAGGTACACCTTGCGCCCGAGCAGCTCCGCCATGACGCGCACCTCGCCGCCGCGCTGCTGGAAGCGGCGCACGTTGATCAGGCCGGTCGTGATGACCTGGCCCGTGGCGATCGAGGTCACGCGGCCGATCGACAGGAACACGTGGCGGCGGCCGGGGATCTCCACGACCAGCCCGATGACGCGCGGCGGGTCGTCCTTGCGGAAGATGACGACGACGTCGCGCACCTTGCCCAGACGGTCGCCGGCAGGATCGAAGACCGTGCAGCCGACCAGCCGCGCGACGAAGACCCTCTGCGTGCTCACGCCCCCAGCGTAGTGCGCGGGGTGCACCCGCGCGGCCCCGGCCCGCCGCGCGGACGCGTGCGAAGATGGGGGGATGAGCATGATGGGCGCGTTCGGATCGGGGCGCAACGCGGTGGGGGAGACCGTCGCGGTGTTCACCTCGTACGAGGCCGCACAGAAGGCCGTCTCGACGATGATCGCCGCGGATGTGCCCGCGCGGGACATCACGATCGTCGGTCAGGGACTGCGGTCGATCGAGAAGGTGACCGGCCGTCTCGGCTACGCCACCGCCGCTCGTCAGGGGGCCACCAACGGCCTGCTGCTGGGCCTGCTGTTCGCGGCGATCTTCGTGCTCGGCGCACCGGAGGTTCCCATCCAGCTGTTCGCCGGTGTGCTGCTCGTCGGCATCGCCGTCGGCATGCTGATGAGCATCATCGCGTACTCGTTCATCCGTCGCCGCCGCGACTACGCCTCGATCACGCAGGTCGCGGCGGAGCGCTATGAGGTCACCGTGCAGGCGGCCAGCGTGCACAAGGCCCGGCAGGTGCTCGGTCGCGCGGGAGCTCCCGCTGCGGCGCCTGCTGGGACGCCGGCCGGCGCCGCAGCGGCACCCGGCTCGGCGCCGCTGCCTCCGCGCCCTGCCGCTCCGGTGCCCCCACCCCCGATGGACCCCAGCGAACCGCCGCGCTACGGCGAGCGGATCACCCCGCCCCGGCAGAACGGGGACGCCGACGCGGCATCCCCGACGGACGCCGGTGCTGACGGCGGGAGCGCCGGCGGATCCGACGGCGGCGCCGCGGGCTTCTGATGCCGTCGCCGGTCGTCTCGCTGCCTTCGGGCGATACGGTCGTCTCGGCGGATGCCGAGTCGCCGCCTTCCCCGTGGGCGGCGATGGCGGTGGCACACGGCGCAGGCGCCGGCTACCGGCATCCCTTCCTGGTGGGCTTCACCCGGGGGATGGTCGCTGCGGGCGTCGCGACGCTGCGCTTCAACTTCCCCTACGTGGAGGCCGGCCGGCGCATGCCGGGACCGCCCGCTGCGGCCGTGGTGACATGGCAGGCGGCCGAGGCCACGCTGCGGGAGCTGCACCCGGACCTGCCGCTCTGGGCGGTGGGCAAGTCCTATGGCGGGCGCATGGCGTCGCTCGCCGCGGCCGACGGGATGATCGCCCCCACGGGACTGGTCTACCTCGGCTACCCGCTGCACCCCCCGGGGCGCCCCGATAAGCCGCGCGTCGATCATCTGCCGCGGGTGACGCCGCCGCAGCTGTTCGTCGAGGGCACGAACGATCCGTTCGTCGATCCGCACGAGCAGCTGCAGCAGGCGGTGGCGACGTGCCGCGACGCGTCGGTGCACTGGATCGAGGGCGGCAACCACTCCTTCGAGGTGAAGGGACGCCGGCGGCCCGCCGACGAGATCGGCGAGCAGCTGGCCGCCGACGTCGCCGGGTGGATGCGCACGCACGCCTGAGGCCGCGCACCATCCGCGCTGAGGGGCGTTTCGGCGCCGCCGCGGCGTTCAGCGCCCGGCGGCGTACCCCTGCATGCCGCGGGGGTTGGCGGCTGCCCACAGCACGCCACGGCTGCGGTCGATGCCGACACCGCTCAGTCGTCCGAGGGCCCAGGGACCCGACCGCGTCACGTCGTGGCCGCGCTCCGCCAGTCCGGCCAGCACGTCGTCCTCGAGCCGGTCCTCGGCGATGACGCCCGCCGGTGTCCACGTGCGCGGCCAGAACGAGTCGATCAGCGCGGTCGTGTGCAGCGTGGGCGCGTCGATGGCCTGCTGCGCGGAGTACCCGCCGGCGAGCATCCGTACGAGCATGGGCAGCTGCCACTGCTCCTGCTGGTCTCCGCCCGGCGTGCCGCACGCCATCACGGCAGCACCGTCGCGCAGCACCAGGGTCGGGGTCAGCGTGGTGCGGGGACGACGGCCGGGGCGGAGGGCCGACGGCGACTGCTCGTCGAGCCAGGTCATCTGCAGTCGCGTGCCGAGGCAGAAGCCGAGCTCGGGCACAGTGGGCGAGGACTGCAGCCAGCCGCCCGACGGGGTCACCGCCACGATGTTGCCCCACCGGTCGACGACGTCGATGTGGCAGGTGTCGCCGCGCGTCTGCCCCGACCTCGCGACGGTCGGCTCACCGGCGCCGGCCACGGCGGCCGTCTCGCCGGTATCGGTGCGCAGGGGCGGGCGGAACGGATGCCGGCCCGGCAGCGTCCCCGGTCGCCACTCGTGCGACGCGCAGTCGCCGATCTGGCGGCGCCGGGAGGCGATGTAGTCCTCCGACAGCAGCGCCGCGACGAGCCCGTCGTCGCCGTCGTCCCCGAAGTAGGCGTCGCGATCGGCGAGGGCGAGCTTGAGCGCCTCGACGATGGTGTGCGCGCCGTGCGCGGTCGCCGGGTCCAGCGCGTCGTCGTCGAAGCCGTCGAGGATGCGCAGCGCCTCCAGCAGCGCGGGGCCCTGGGTCCACGGGCCCGCCTTGGCGACCGTGTGACCGCGGAACCGCGCCGACACCGCCGGCTCGTACCCGGCGTCGAAGCCGGCGAAGTCGGCCGGGGTGACCACTCCCGCGTGATCGGTCCCGGACGAGTGCCGGTGGGGGGTGGCGAGGAAGGCGGATGCCGCCTGCGCGACGAGCCCGGTCTTCCATTCGCGCCGTGCGGCGTCGATGCGGGCCCGCCGGTCGGGTGCGGCGGAGCCCGCGGCGACGAGACCCTCGAGCACCCTCGCATAGGCGGGGTTGCGCACCAGGTCGCCGGCGGCGGGCACGACACCCTCCGGCATCCACAGCTCTGCGGAGCTCGGCCAGGCGTCGCGGAACAGCCCCGACACCCGCTCGATGGTCGCCGAGACCGCCGCGAGCAGCGGATGCCCGTCACGCGCGTAGCCGATCGCGTAGGCGAGCACGTCGCCGACCTCCCACGTGCCGTGGTCGCGCAGCAGCAGCAGCCACGCATCCACCGCGCCGGGCACGGCCGCGGCGAGGCCACCGGCACCGGGGACGAGGTCGAGCCCCTCACCGCGCAGGTGCGGGATCGACGCCCCCGCGGGAGCCGGCCCCTGGCCCATCAGCACCGTGGGTGCGCCGGCGTCGGCATCCCCGCGCTGGAAGATCCCGACCAGGTCGCCGCCGGGGCCGTTGAGGTGAGGCTCGACCACGTGCAGCACGAAGCCGCCCGCGACGACCGCGTCGAACGCATTGCCGCCGCGCTCGAGCACGGACTGCGCCACCGCCGTCGCGGTGGCGTGCGTCGAGGCGGCCATGCCGAAGGTGCCCTCGAGGGTCGGCCGCGTGGTGAACGCCGGCGGCGGCGTGAAGCTCACGCGCGGCGATCCCGGTCGCGCGGGCGCGGCGCGTCGTGCTCGCGGTGCGCGCCCGCGCGACCCGCGGTCATCACGCCGGCTTCTCGCCGGCGATCCAGGCCTCGACCTCGTCGGCCGTGCGCGGGATGCCCGCGGAGAGGTTGACCGGGCCGTCCTCGGTCATGAGGATGTCGTCCTCGATGCGCACGCCGATGCCGCGGTACTCCTCGGGCACGGTGGTGTCATCGATCTGGAAGTACAGTCCGGGCTCGATGGTGAACACCATGCCCGGCTGCAGGATGCCGTCGTAGTACATCTCGCGCCGCGCCTGCGCG is a genomic window containing:
- a CDS encoding Mrp/NBP35 family ATP-binding protein — translated: MTALDDAVRAAVGAVTDPELRRPLAELDMVRSISVDAGVDGARARVGIDLTIVGCPAADRIEADVRAAAMGVPGIDGVDLEIGVMTPAQRAALTERLRGGRAARQMPFGPDSLTRVIAVTSGKGGVGKSSLTANLAVALAARGAAVGVIDADVHGFSIPGLLGLVDGDGMPPQPTRIDDLMLPPVAHGVKAISIGMFLPRDTAAPGAVAWRGPMLHRTIQQFLTDVYFGDLDVLLLDMPPGTGDVAISVGQFLPHAEVLVVTTPQSAASDVAVRSGLVARQTGQHVIGVVENMAAMTLPDGTVLDLFGSGGGAAVARALSADGAEVPLLATVPLSPSLRAAGDAGVPVVVGAPDDPAAAAITALAADLLARGRGLAGRSLPFAPR
- a CDS encoding O-methyltransferase; amino-acid sequence: MGEHDANRRFAAEVTVEPDAIGRARAHALELGAEPISAPVGAQCAVIAAASKALNIVEVGTGAGVSGLWLLHGSPQATLTTIDIEPEHLGAARQAFSAAGIAPARARFIAGRGADVLPRMNEASYDIVLIDADPEGVIEYVEHGLRLVRAGGTVLVPRVLGGGAVADPVRRDPITSAYRSLIQETQASPAVIGALSIAGEGLLQLTTVASR
- a CDS encoding alpha/beta hydrolase family protein; translation: MPSPVVSLPSGDTVVSADAESPPSPWAAMAVAHGAGAGYRHPFLVGFTRGMVAAGVATLRFNFPYVEAGRRMPGPPAAAVVTWQAAEATLRELHPDLPLWAVGKSYGGRMASLAAADGMIAPTGLVYLGYPLHPPGRPDKPRVDHLPRVTPPQLFVEGTNDPFVDPHEQLQQAVATCRDASVHWIEGGNHSFEVKGRRRPADEIGEQLAADVAGWMRTHA
- a CDS encoding DUF1003 domain-containing protein; this encodes MARARKATLEAPRGRPGMLARSGPPQPSNDRFGRFTEWIARAMGTPMFLLLLSLFCIAWLSWNTLMPVHLRFDSAANGFTALTLMLSLQASYAAPLILLAQNRQDDRDRVQIEQDRQRAERNLADTEYLAREIVALRMALTEVTSEVVTRDVLRQELARALERRPESEEGDDVADRPQTADDGHANR
- a CDS encoding DUF3117 domain-containing protein, producing MAAMKPRTGDGPMEAVKEGRLIIVRVPLEGGGRLVVSVNDDEAKELYDVLGGVVNAA
- a CDS encoding Sec-independent protein translocase TatB; translation: MVFGLTWEKLLLIAVIAGMLIGPERLPRYAEGLARLTVKARDWVSGAKTRVQEEMGEGLDDVDWRKLDPRQYDPRRIIREALLDDAPTTTVRAAATGAAMTTAAAPATPPLQRPDGPPPFDSEAT
- a CDS encoding magnesium transporter MgtE N-terminal domain-containing protein, with product MSTQRVFVARLVGCTVFDPAGDRLGKVRDVVVIFRKDDPPRVIGLVVEIPGRRHVFLSIGRVTSIATGQVITTGLINVRRFQQRGGEVRVMAELLGRKVYLRDGSGTAVIEDVAIDRSRLGDWDVSQLFLRRPKTSAAPFAKGPTTFAAWDEVREHQVPGEAQSAEQLVATYSELRPADLANTLLDLPAERLLEVAGELPDDRLADALEEMPEDEQMHILENLGDERAADVLDHMEPDDAADLLGQFPEGRIAQLLELMEPDEAEDVRALLEYGPDTAGGLMTNEPIVLSAENTVAEALALIRRHELHPALAAAVYITLPPFETPTGRLLGVVHFQRMLRYPPHERLGAIIDDSLEPVPATAPASEVARLLATYNLVSLPVVDQGHRLVGAVSVDDVLDYLLPDDWRSHDAPRHDSVSRRTVGR
- a CDS encoding gamma-glutamyltransferase family protein — protein: MSFTPPPAFTTRPTLEGTFGMAASTHATATAVAQSVLERGGNAFDAVVAGGFVLHVVEPHLNGPGGDLVGIFQRGDADAGAPTVLMGQGPAPAGASIPHLRGEGLDLVPGAGGLAAAVPGAVDAWLLLLRDHGTWEVGDVLAYAIGYARDGHPLLAAVSATIERVSGLFRDAWPSSAELWMPEGVVPAAGDLVRNPAYARVLEGLVAAGSAAPDRRARIDAARREWKTGLVAQAASAFLATPHRHSSGTDHAGVVTPADFAGFDAGYEPAVSARFRGHTVAKAGPWTQGPALLEALRILDGFDDDALDPATAHGAHTIVEALKLALADRDAYFGDDGDDGLVAALLSEDYIASRRRQIGDCASHEWRPGTLPGRHPFRPPLRTDTGETAAVAGAGEPTVARSGQTRGDTCHIDVVDRWGNIVAVTPSGGWLQSSPTVPELGFCLGTRLQMTWLDEQSPSALRPGRRPRTTLTPTLVLRDGAAVMACGTPGGDQQEQWQLPMLVRMLAGGYSAQQAIDAPTLHTTALIDSFWPRTWTPAGVIAEDRLEDDVLAGLAERGHDVTRSGPWALGRLSGVGIDRSRGVLWAAANPRGMQGYAAGR
- a CDS encoding general stress protein; amino-acid sequence: MSMMGAFGSGRNAVGETVAVFTSYEAAQKAVSTMIAADVPARDITIVGQGLRSIEKVTGRLGYATAARQGATNGLLLGLLFAAIFVLGAPEVPIQLFAGVLLVGIAVGMLMSIIAYSFIRRRRDYASITQVAAERYEVTVQAASVHKARQVLGRAGAPAAAPAGTPAGAAAAPGSAPLPPRPAAPVPPPPMDPSEPPRYGERITPPRQNGDADAASPTDAGADGGSAGGSDGGAAGF